The following proteins are encoded in a genomic region of Micrococcaceae bacterium Sec5.8:
- the trmB gene encoding tRNA (guanosine(46)-N7)-methyltransferase TrmB: MSESPESPETPQPARPVTPGSQASFGTYGGRPVSFVRRGTRLQGRRQAAWEEHSDRWAIEVPRHIANTSVHPDYIFDAETEFGRLAPLIVEIGSGLGDAVCHAAEENPDRDFLAVEVYTPGLANTLIKINSRGLSNVRVVEANAPEVLATMLPPASVTELWVFFPDPWHKSRHHKRRLIQPAFAELAARALKPGGLWRIATDWSNYAVHVREVLADSPDFENQHDGERSGAESPLTQVWESGVESLVGGAPVKEGRAPVSTEHTGPNEGVDEAGGWAPRFDGRILTSFENKAHEAGRLIFDLSYRRR, from the coding sequence ATGAGTGAATCCCCAGAGTCCCCCGAAACACCGCAGCCCGCGCGGCCCGTAACGCCCGGCAGCCAGGCCTCCTTCGGCACATATGGCGGCCGGCCGGTCAGTTTTGTGCGCCGCGGAACCCGTCTGCAGGGCCGCCGGCAGGCCGCCTGGGAGGAGCACTCTGACCGGTGGGCCATCGAAGTCCCCCGGCACATCGCCAACACCTCCGTGCACCCGGACTACATCTTCGACGCCGAAACCGAGTTTGGGCGCCTGGCCCCGCTGATCGTGGAGATCGGCTCCGGGCTGGGCGACGCCGTCTGCCACGCGGCCGAGGAGAACCCGGATAGGGACTTCCTCGCCGTCGAGGTCTATACCCCCGGATTGGCGAACACGTTGATCAAGATCAACAGCCGGGGCCTGAGCAATGTCCGTGTTGTGGAGGCAAATGCTCCCGAAGTGCTGGCCACCATGCTGCCGCCCGCGTCCGTCACGGAGCTGTGGGTCTTCTTCCCGGACCCGTGGCACAAATCCCGGCACCACAAGCGCCGACTGATCCAGCCGGCCTTCGCCGAGCTCGCTGCACGGGCGCTTAAGCCGGGCGGCCTCTGGCGGATCGCGACGGACTGGTCCAACTATGCCGTCCACGTCCGCGAGGTCCTTGCCGACTCCCCTGACTTCGAGAACCAGCACGACGGCGAGCGCAGCGGCGCGGAGAGCCCGCTCACCCAGGTGTGGGAATCCGGCGTCGAGTCCCTCGTGGGAGGCGCCCCCGTCAAGGAGGGCCGGGCCCCCGTGAGCACCGAGCACACCGGCCCCAACGAGGGCGTCGATGAGGCAGGCGGCTGGGCCCCGCGGTTCGACGGCCGGATCCTGACGAGTTTCGAGAACAAGGCGCATGAGGCGGGCCGGCTGATTTTCGACCTCAGCTACCGGCGCCGGTAA
- a CDS encoding DUF1206 domain-containing protein: MKDAADAAEDITNSPALEVLARAGFAVSGILHLLIGLVAIRLAMGGEGEADVSGAVEQLAGQPAGPLLLWTCFAACVALAIWQTSDAIFDFGHLPAKKKLANKLKAALQAVVYAGLAVTLLSFASGAGTDHTSSTSDLSVSVMKAPGGFALLIAVGAGIAVAGIIYAIRGFRQSFAKHIRPPAAKEARTAVTVLGVVGYAAKGIALLLMGMLVIIATITAHPEESTGLDGGLKGLRDQPFGMYMLAAIGAGLICYGIFMMVRAKLAKM, encoded by the coding sequence CTGAAGGACGCCGCGGACGCGGCGGAAGACATCACCAATTCCCCGGCATTGGAAGTGCTGGCCCGTGCCGGTTTTGCCGTGAGCGGCATCCTCCATCTGCTGATCGGACTGGTTGCGATCCGGCTTGCCATGGGCGGGGAAGGCGAGGCCGACGTCAGCGGAGCCGTTGAACAGCTCGCCGGCCAGCCGGCGGGACCGCTGCTGTTGTGGACCTGCTTCGCCGCCTGCGTCGCCCTGGCGATCTGGCAGACCAGCGATGCCATCTTTGACTTCGGGCACCTGCCGGCCAAGAAGAAGCTCGCGAACAAGCTCAAAGCAGCCCTCCAGGCCGTGGTCTATGCCGGGCTGGCCGTCACGCTGCTGTCCTTCGCCAGCGGCGCCGGCACAGACCACACCTCCTCGACCAGCGATCTCTCTGTGTCCGTGATGAAGGCGCCCGGCGGCTTCGCTCTGCTAATCGCCGTCGGCGCGGGAATCGCCGTTGCCGGCATCATCTACGCCATCCGCGGTTTTCGGCAGTCGTTCGCCAAACATATCCGGCCTCCCGCCGCGAAGGAGGCCCGGACGGCGGTGACCGTCCTCGGCGTCGTGGGCTACGCCGCGAAAGGAATCGCCTTGCTGCTGATGGGGATGTTGGTCATCATTGCCACCATCACGGCTCATCCCGAGGAGTCCACCGGGCTCGACGGCGGCCTGAAAGGCCTCCGCGACCAGCCGTTCGGCATGTACATGCTGGCTGCCATCGGCGCCGGCCTCATTTGCTACGGCATCTTCATGATGGTGCGCGCCAAACTGGCCAAGATGTGA
- a CDS encoding zf-HC2 domain-containing protein: MSATEFHQLLGAYLLGGLEPDEAAAFEQHLGGCAACRQELDELASIPALLDALPVPDAVALGAAAVATAAGREPETPGPARTAVPPRLLDQLSARRRKVRRRWTAALAAAAAACLALGILAAPLFNQPPKPDASYSVQAGDGLQITVGMVKKTWGTELAVEGRSLPVDGTLSLWVTASDGGEERACAWTATPSGRVRITGATPLQLADIASVQMRNGQQQTMAVIAVPRG; this comes from the coding sequence GTGAGCGCCACGGAATTCCACCAGCTGCTGGGCGCTTACCTGCTCGGCGGGCTGGAGCCCGACGAGGCTGCCGCCTTCGAGCAGCATCTGGGCGGCTGCGCAGCGTGCCGGCAGGAACTGGACGAACTCGCCAGCATCCCGGCGCTGCTGGACGCGCTCCCGGTGCCGGACGCCGTTGCCCTTGGCGCCGCTGCCGTGGCCACCGCGGCCGGGCGGGAACCGGAGACTCCCGGTCCCGCGCGGACCGCCGTGCCGCCGCGGCTCCTCGACCAACTGTCCGCGCGGCGCCGGAAGGTACGACGCCGGTGGACCGCGGCGCTCGCGGCGGCGGCAGCGGCATGCCTGGCGCTCGGCATCCTGGCCGCGCCGTTGTTCAATCAGCCGCCCAAACCGGACGCCAGCTACTCCGTCCAGGCCGGCGACGGGCTGCAAATCACGGTCGGGATGGTCAAGAAGACCTGGGGCACCGAGCTCGCCGTGGAGGGCCGTAGCCTGCCGGTGGACGGAACTTTGTCGCTGTGGGTTACGGCCAGCGACGGCGGCGAGGAGCGCGCCTGCGCGTGGACCGCGACACCCAGCGGGCGGGTCAGGATCACCGGCGCCACGCCCCTGCAGCTCGCGGACATCGCCAGTGTTCAGATGCGGAACGGGCAGCAACAGACCATGGCGGTTATCGCTGTGCCCCGGGGTTAG
- a CDS encoding DEAD/DEAH box helicase — protein MPSHPDESAALAIQTPAINDRSLAAGLAYAMGSRVSGISFDAATGLMLGKVRGGSDVPYSTTAKLVRKAGSWSCTVGVCSCPVRKDCKHVAALLFAAEDNPAIRVQLLAPADVSRLSRQAPVLEVPDWEQALSPLIAQPGITQSTNGIPLALQFELEEPAPHFSYTGRRDPLRSVRQLKARPVIMGAKGKWIRGDVSWNTLSYLSYRRECNESHVEWMQEFLAAHTAQANRQHAGTGLWLGLNTYAGKNLWSLLAQARKIGVALVHSRGTEPVRLVEQPAAVGLNLARFGAAPVPADGDDAVIPAASGANDAGLSLAPVITVEGEVVDAASVGTIGRPAHGIFLTSGPDALPGAGPADTIITLAPLEAGLSEELLTFVTAGTTLHIPSRDESRFLTGFYPKLKQSTRVTASDESVELPQLAVPTLSLLANYGADHRVRLHWEWHYKSGTLVTSQPLWRHPGDHGYRDDPAEARILEALGQPWDVVPALGESAAGGWGTPRLAASAALSGLDTLAFTEELLPRLREVPGVSVDTAGEIADYREAEEAPVVSISTKATEQRDWFDLGIQISLEGQPVSFAAVFSALASGQTKMLLPSGAYFSLDLPELHQLRALIEEARELQDNKDAPLQISRFQAGLWDELAQLGLVDEQAAAWRDAVGGLLEGGVKGLPLPASLNAELRPYQLEGFNWLSFLYRHGLGGVLADDMGLGKTVQALALICAAKDAAAVPAAASDGGGAAVASPGSAPFLVVAPTSVVGNWEAETARFAPGLTVRAVSETFAKSGSNPGEAMAGADIIITSYALFRIDFEAYASKEWAGLVLDEAQFVKNHQSKAYQCARKLPAVFKLVITGTPLENNLMEFWALTSIVAPGLFSSPKRFAEYYQKPVEKNGDKAQLDKLRRRVRPLMMRRTKEQVIHDLPPKQEQILEVVLNPRHQKVYQTHLQRERQKILGLIDDVNKNRFTIFQSLTLLRQLSLDPSLIDPSLSGVRSSKLDVLFEQLEDLVAEGHRALIFSQFTGFLGKVRERLVEENIEFCYLDGSTRNRTDVVNEFKNGAAPVFLISLKAGGFGLNLTEADYVFLLDPWWNPASEAQAVDRTHRIGQARNVMVYRLVAKDTIEEKVMALKARKSQLFADVMEGDALTGGALTAEDLAGLFTD, from the coding sequence ATGCCATCCCATCCGGACGAGAGTGCGGCACTGGCCATACAGACTCCCGCGATCAACGACCGCTCCCTCGCGGCCGGACTCGCTTATGCCATGGGGAGCCGCGTTTCCGGTATCTCCTTCGACGCTGCCACCGGGCTGATGCTCGGCAAGGTGCGCGGCGGGTCCGATGTCCCGTACTCGACGACAGCGAAACTGGTCCGGAAGGCGGGCAGCTGGAGCTGCACCGTGGGCGTGTGCAGCTGCCCGGTCCGCAAGGACTGCAAACACGTGGCCGCGCTGCTGTTTGCCGCCGAGGACAATCCCGCGATCCGCGTCCAGTTGCTGGCCCCCGCCGACGTCAGCCGGCTCTCGCGGCAGGCCCCGGTCCTGGAGGTGCCGGACTGGGAACAGGCGCTCAGCCCCCTGATCGCCCAGCCGGGAATCACGCAGTCCACCAACGGGATCCCGCTGGCCCTCCAGTTTGAGCTCGAAGAGCCCGCCCCGCACTTTTCTTATACCGGGCGCCGGGACCCGCTGCGCAGTGTCCGGCAACTGAAGGCCCGTCCCGTGATCATGGGCGCCAAGGGCAAGTGGATCCGCGGCGACGTCTCCTGGAACACCCTGAGCTACCTCAGTTACCGGCGTGAATGCAACGAATCCCACGTCGAGTGGATGCAGGAATTCCTCGCCGCGCACACCGCCCAGGCCAACCGCCAGCATGCCGGTACCGGCCTGTGGCTGGGCCTGAACACCTACGCCGGCAAGAACCTGTGGAGTCTGCTTGCCCAGGCCCGGAAGATCGGCGTCGCCCTCGTCCACAGCCGGGGCACGGAGCCGGTGCGGCTCGTGGAGCAGCCGGCCGCCGTCGGGCTCAACCTGGCCCGGTTCGGTGCTGCGCCGGTCCCGGCGGACGGGGACGACGCCGTCATACCCGCTGCGTCCGGGGCCAACGACGCAGGGCTGTCGCTGGCCCCCGTGATCACCGTGGAAGGCGAGGTGGTCGACGCGGCATCGGTCGGGACCATCGGACGCCCAGCCCACGGTATCTTCCTGACCTCCGGGCCCGACGCGCTGCCCGGAGCCGGACCGGCGGACACCATCATTACGCTCGCGCCGCTGGAAGCGGGACTCAGCGAGGAACTGCTCACGTTCGTCACCGCCGGGACCACCCTGCACATCCCGTCCCGGGATGAGAGCCGTTTCCTGACCGGCTTCTACCCCAAGCTCAAGCAGAGCACCCGGGTCACCGCCTCCGACGAGTCCGTGGAGCTGCCCCAGCTCGCCGTTCCCACGCTGTCGCTGCTGGCCAATTACGGCGCGGACCACCGGGTCCGGCTGCACTGGGAATGGCACTACAAGTCCGGCACGCTCGTCACGTCCCAGCCGCTCTGGCGCCACCCCGGCGACCACGGTTACCGGGACGACCCCGCCGAGGCCCGCATCCTGGAAGCTCTTGGGCAACCGTGGGACGTGGTCCCGGCCCTCGGCGAGTCAGCTGCGGGCGGCTGGGGAACACCGCGGCTCGCGGCCTCCGCGGCGCTCAGCGGCCTGGACACCCTCGCATTCACCGAGGAGCTGCTCCCCCGCCTCCGGGAGGTCCCCGGCGTCAGCGTGGACACGGCCGGCGAGATCGCCGACTACCGGGAAGCCGAAGAGGCCCCGGTGGTGTCCATCTCCACCAAGGCCACCGAGCAACGGGACTGGTTTGACCTCGGCATCCAGATTTCCCTTGAGGGCCAGCCGGTGTCCTTTGCCGCGGTGTTCTCCGCCCTGGCGTCCGGCCAGACCAAGATGCTGCTTCCCAGCGGCGCCTACTTCTCCCTGGATCTCCCCGAACTGCACCAATTGCGGGCCCTGATCGAGGAGGCCCGGGAACTGCAGGACAACAAGGACGCGCCGCTGCAGATCAGCCGTTTCCAGGCCGGGCTCTGGGACGAGCTCGCGCAACTGGGCCTCGTGGACGAGCAGGCCGCGGCCTGGCGCGACGCCGTCGGCGGGCTGCTGGAAGGCGGCGTGAAGGGTCTGCCGTTGCCGGCGAGCCTCAACGCGGAGCTGCGCCCGTACCAGCTGGAGGGCTTCAACTGGCTGAGCTTCCTGTACCGGCACGGACTCGGCGGGGTGCTCGCCGATGACATGGGCCTGGGCAAAACCGTGCAGGCGCTGGCCCTGATCTGCGCTGCCAAGGACGCGGCAGCTGTGCCCGCCGCAGCGTCCGACGGCGGCGGTGCCGCTGTGGCTTCCCCCGGCTCAGCGCCCTTCCTGGTGGTGGCACCCACCAGTGTGGTGGGCAACTGGGAGGCTGAGACTGCGCGGTTCGCTCCCGGCCTAACTGTGCGCGCGGTCAGCGAGACCTTCGCAAAGAGCGGTTCAAACCCTGGCGAGGCGATGGCCGGTGCGGATATCATCATCACTTCCTACGCCTTATTCCGGATCGACTTCGAGGCCTACGCTTCCAAAGAATGGGCCGGGCTGGTACTGGACGAGGCCCAGTTCGTTAAGAACCACCAGTCCAAGGCGTACCAGTGCGCCCGGAAGCTCCCGGCGGTCTTCAAGCTCGTGATCACTGGCACCCCGCTGGAGAACAACCTCATGGAGTTCTGGGCTCTCACCTCGATTGTGGCGCCCGGCCTCTTCTCCAGCCCCAAGCGGTTCGCCGAGTATTACCAGAAACCGGTCGAAAAGAACGGTGACAAGGCGCAGCTGGACAAGCTCCGGCGTCGGGTCCGGCCGCTGATGATGCGGCGGACCAAGGAACAGGTCATCCATGACCTGCCGCCGAAGCAGGAACAGATTCTTGAAGTGGTGCTGAATCCGCGGCACCAGAAGGTTTACCAGACGCACCTGCAGCGCGAGCGCCAGAAGATCCTCGGACTGATCGACGACGTCAACAAGAACCGCTTCACCATTTTCCAGTCCCTGACGCTGCTGCGGCAGCTCAGCCTGGATCCCTCGCTGATCGACCCCTCGCTCTCCGGAGTGCGGTCCAGCAAGCTCGACGTGCTGTTCGAGCAGCTGGAGGACCTGGTAGCCGAAGGGCACCGGGCCCTGATCTTCAGCCAGTTCACCGGCTTCCTGGGCAAGGTCCGCGAGCGCCTTGTCGAGGAGAACATTGAGTTCTGCTACCTCGACGGCAGCACCCGCAACCGCACCGACGTCGTCAATGAGTTCAAAAACGGGGCTGCGCCGGTGTTCCTGATCAGCCTGAAGGCCGGCGGTTTCGGTTTGAACCTGACGGAGGCGGATTATGTGTTCCTGCTGGACCCGTGGTGGAACCCCGCCTCGGAGGCACAGGCCGTGGACCGCACGCACCGGATCGGGCAGGCCCGGAACGTCATGGTGTACCGGCTGGTCGCCAAAGACACCATTGAGGAGAAGGTCATGGCGCTCAAGGCCCGGAAATCCCAACTCTTCGCCGACGTCATGGAAGGCGATGCGCTCACGGGCGGTGCGCTCACAGCCGAGGACCTGGCCGGGCTGTTCACTGACTGA